Proteins encoded within one genomic window of Prochlorococcus marinus str. MIT 9515:
- the rpsL gene encoding 30S ribosomal protein S12: MPTISQLIGSERKRLTRKTKSPALKSCPERRGVCTRVYTSTPKKPNSALRKVARVRLTSGFEVTAYIPGIGHNLQEHSVVLLRGGRVKDLPGVRYHIIRGTLDTAGVKDRRQSRSKYGAKAPKNN; this comes from the coding sequence ATGCCGACCATTTCCCAATTAATTGGATCAGAAAGAAAACGTCTGACAAGAAAAACTAAATCTCCTGCACTTAAATCTTGTCCAGAGAGAAGGGGTGTATGTACAAGAGTTTATACATCTACCCCAAAGAAACCAAATTCTGCCTTAAGAAAAGTTGCCAGGGTTAGATTAACCTCAGGTTTTGAGGTTACTGCATATATACCTGGAATCGGACATAACCTGCAGGAACACTCTGTAGTCCTGCTTAGGGGAGGAAGAGTTAAAGATTTACCTGGAGTCAGATACCATATAATAAGAGGAACTTTAGATACTGCAGGGGTCAAAGATAGACGCCAATCCAGATCTAAATATGGTGCAAAAGCTCCCAAAAATAATTAA